A stretch of Chitinophaga caeni DNA encodes these proteins:
- a CDS encoding universal stress protein: protein MELKSSLNILIGLDLSEMDSILVSYAREIVQWLPVQKIVYLHNIKINELPGNLTSQDKIETLSRKVNNKLQQLVKELAPTGLPFEIVTRRAAFTELAFEETVKQHKIDLVILGNKQQLEGSGGINQKLARMLNCAVLLVPETFRGVPRKILLAVDFSRYTTGILQWGRLIEQLNMQHAGFKITPLYISKLAYHFFPFFSNEDVEQSYKIDMQEKQKKWRQHFAQYPKLEIIPAGDKNIASALMDYADQHRYDLLVLGVKGSSSLTTLFMGSVANELIQVETNICFLFVKGK from the coding sequence ATGGAATTAAAATCATCATTAAATATATTGATCGGCTTAGACCTTTCCGAGATGGATTCCATCTTGGTGAGCTATGCCAGGGAAATCGTGCAATGGCTCCCGGTTCAAAAGATCGTTTATCTCCATAATATAAAAATTAACGAATTACCCGGCAATTTAACTAGCCAGGATAAAATTGAAACACTTTCCCGCAAGGTTAATAATAAGCTGCAACAACTGGTGAAAGAGCTGGCGCCTACAGGTTTACCTTTCGAAATTGTAACCCGCCGGGCTGCTTTTACAGAACTGGCCTTCGAGGAAACAGTCAAACAACATAAAATCGACCTGGTGATACTCGGTAATAAACAGCAACTCGAAGGAAGCGGCGGTATTAACCAGAAACTGGCCAGGATGCTCAATTGCGCCGTATTACTGGTTCCGGAAACCTTCCGGGGCGTTCCAAGAAAAATATTGCTTGCCGTTGATTTCTCCAGGTATACTACCGGCATATTACAATGGGGACGATTGATAGAACAATTAAATATGCAACATGCAGGGTTTAAAATCACCCCGTTATATATTTCGAAGCTGGCATACCATTTCTTCCCGTTCTTTTCAAATGAAGATGTAGAACAGTCGTACAAGATAGATATGCAGGAAAAGCAAAAGAAATGGCGGCAACATTTTGCGCAGTACCCTAAGCTGGAGATCATACCGGCCGGTGATAAAAACATTGCATCGGCATTAATGGATTACGCGGATCAGCATAGGTATGACCTGTTGGTCCTGGGCGTGAAAGGCTCCAGCTCTTTAACAACGCTATTCATGGGTAGTGTTGCCAATGAATTGATCCAAGTTGAAACCAATATATGTTTCTTATTCGTGAAAGGTAAATAG
- a CDS encoding outer membrane beta-barrel protein, whose translation MNYLKLFIAAAFLLAVTQMAHAQSGKFYMKVAGGYFFSVSTGEFPDVGPYPPHDTHSEINPTNGSSTVIREKVLTGSYGEGVRGGLTFGYTLNKNLSIEGTFNYFHSMKNLMTRSLATIQGTSTVVGSIESRGHVNAIDFAPSLVVSPGYEKWNPYVRFGFVVPLWGRLYINTDASQTSAVPGQPATVVAQTTIKREEEIKPSPTIGFQGALGVSYSINSRFDIFLETEYRNVPVKSKSKEVTTYDEVTKIINTSTGEEVLPEQRRGLSDLSVAERNTDYVTTLDQNSNTPTGSSGTTTNYKDNNKPANDLKSYINIGGLGLNLGLKIKF comes from the coding sequence ATGAACTACTTAAAATTGTTTATAGCTGCTGCATTCTTGCTGGCAGTCACACAAATGGCCCATGCACAATCCGGCAAATTTTACATGAAAGTAGCCGGGGGATATTTTTTCAGCGTTTCTACAGGTGAATTTCCCGATGTTGGCCCCTATCCACCGCACGATACACATTCGGAGATTAACCCAACGAACGGTAGCAGTACCGTGATCAGGGAAAAAGTATTAACAGGCTCATACGGGGAAGGGGTCCGGGGTGGATTAACCTTTGGTTATACCTTGAACAAAAACCTTTCTATCGAGGGTACTTTCAACTATTTCCATAGCATGAAAAACCTGATGACACGCAGTCTTGCCACTATCCAAGGTACCAGTACCGTGGTGGGCAGTATAGAGTCCAGGGGCCATGTAAACGCGATTGATTTCGCGCCGAGCCTGGTCGTAAGTCCCGGGTATGAAAAGTGGAACCCATATGTAAGGTTCGGCTTTGTAGTGCCATTATGGGGGCGCTTATACATCAATACGGATGCCAGTCAAACGAGCGCGGTACCCGGCCAACCCGCTACCGTTGTTGCGCAAACCACGATCAAAAGGGAAGAAGAAATTAAGCCATCACCCACGATCGGGTTCCAAGGAGCGTTAGGGGTAAGCTACAGCATTAACTCGAGATTCGATATTTTCCTAGAAACCGAGTACAGGAATGTACCGGTAAAAAGTAAAAGTAAGGAAGTTACTACCTACGACGAAGTAACCAAGATTATCAATACATCTACGGGAGAGGAAGTATTGCCAGAACAAAGGCGGGGATTAAGCGACTTAAGCGTGGCTGAAAGGAATACGGATTACGTAACAACCTTGGATCAAAATTCGAATACCCCGACCGGGAGTAGCGGCACAACGACGAATTACAAGGATAACAACAAGCCTGCCAATGACTTAAAATCTTATATTAACATCGGCGGATTAGGATTGAACTTAGGACTGAAGATCAAATTTTGA
- a CDS encoding helix-turn-helix domain-containing protein, whose protein sequence is MVMQFKILDIKDPRTIIAKNTIPNDYKKYIYDFAIRPIIVITNYVDILYQSYSMEGITVSNNIFFVKKPCTIQPTVPEAFSAINIMLKGNVPVNIDGKKRAIMYEGRYNAYQINSEKQQKAYFEKEDDSKPYLVYEAMHFDYSLEVLKKMGSEESLIKEWYESAHGDNSEIIMQTSGYYEKEMKSIVEEIKKTKIVTYLDEDWLRHKAENILLIAMRDNEQMTESKFSYQVDPKFREITKYIRSSLFQAHSLASLSEYFDVGISKLRKDFIKYENIPFKQFLIRVRMEKAQELLLQNNHSIQEIAEQVGYPANFARIYKYYWGYPPSKTAKCFAKEDVKVLY, encoded by the coding sequence ATGGTGATGCAATTTAAAATTTTAGACATAAAAGATCCACGGACTATTATTGCTAAGAATACAATTCCGAACGATTATAAAAAATATATTTATGATTTTGCCATCAGGCCTATAATTGTTATCACCAATTATGTAGATATATTATACCAGTCTTATTCAATGGAAGGGATCACCGTAAGTAACAATATTTTCTTCGTGAAAAAGCCTTGCACGATCCAGCCAACGGTACCCGAAGCATTTAGTGCGATTAACATTATGCTAAAAGGAAATGTACCTGTAAATATTGATGGCAAGAAAAGGGCCATTATGTATGAAGGACGGTATAACGCTTACCAGATCAATAGTGAGAAACAGCAGAAAGCATATTTTGAGAAAGAAGATGATAGTAAGCCATACCTGGTATATGAGGCTATGCATTTTGATTACAGCCTGGAAGTATTAAAGAAGATGGGCTCCGAAGAAAGCTTGATCAAGGAATGGTACGAATCTGCCCATGGAGACAACTCTGAAATCATCATGCAAACTTCGGGGTATTATGAAAAGGAGATGAAATCGATCGTCGAGGAGATTAAAAAGACGAAAATCGTAACGTACCTGGATGAAGATTGGCTGAGGCATAAAGCGGAGAATATATTGCTAATTGCCATGAGGGATAATGAGCAGATGACGGAATCCAAGTTTAGTTACCAGGTAGATCCCAAGTTCCGTGAAATAACAAAATACATTAGGAGCAGCCTGTTTCAAGCGCATTCATTGGCTAGTCTTTCAGAATATTTTGATGTCGGGATATCTAAATTGAGAAAGGATTTTATCAAGTACGAAAATATACCGTTTAAACAATTCTTGATCCGGGTTCGAATGGAAAAAGCTCAAGAATTATTATTACAAAATAATCATTCGATACAAGAAATCGCGGAACAAGTAGGTTATCCTGCCAATTTCGCCAGGATTTATAAATATTATTGGGGCTATCCCCCGTCCAAAACAGCCAAATGCTTCGCTAAAGAAGATGTTAAGGTTTTATATTGA
- a CDS encoding winged helix-turn-helix transcriptional regulator has product MRKEHSSNHVNEKEILLNCGLAFTLKLISGRWKPTIIWRLNEGVMRYKDLLQSIGNISEKMLAAQLKELEQAGLIHREVFPEVPPRVEYGLTEQGKSLIPLLEGLTNWGIAMQGKL; this is encoded by the coding sequence ATGAGAAAGGAGCATTCTTCCAACCATGTCAATGAAAAAGAAATTTTGCTGAATTGTGGATTGGCCTTTACGTTGAAGTTGATTAGCGGGCGTTGGAAGCCAACAATCATATGGCGGCTCAATGAAGGGGTGATGCGTTACAAGGATTTATTGCAAAGTATAGGTAATATTTCCGAGAAGATGCTTGCAGCGCAATTAAAGGAGCTGGAACAAGCCGGTTTGATCCACCGGGAAGTATTTCCGGAGGTTCCACCCAGGGTTGAATACGGGCTTACGGAACAGGGCAAATCGCTGATCCCTTTATTGGAAGGCTTGACGAATTGGGGGATTGCCATGCAGGGCAAGTTGTAG